A genomic region of Chelmon rostratus isolate fCheRos1 chromosome 8, fCheRos1.pri, whole genome shotgun sequence contains the following coding sequences:
- the drd2l gene encoding dopamine receptor D2 like gives MTLLNESDETSPPSFPLSSLEHNFSVFVTHDPSYAPVSFPTSSSSSLTSSNCTSSPSASSPPYNFYAVLLVLLIFCVVFGNVLVCVAVSRERALQTTTNYLIVSLAVSDLLLATLVMPWGVYLEVVGEWRFSLIHCDILLTLDVMMCTASILNLCAISIDRYTAVAMPMLYNTRYSSRRRVAVMIAVVWFLSFAISCPLLFGLNNTASREGTTCSFADPAFVVYSSVASFYVPFIVTLLVYAQICVVLRRRGRRTAPPRRHGLHAQGGAEAAEGHRHRKNKCTQPEDVKLCTLILRPATAGPQRKKVTLVKEALVHPLEVEPGQFLPQTEQSLAPPPPPPPAPQTSSHSGRARISLAISVGPAPVLPSTVTRSTLTPRPPTLEDGMRGREGWRERSSGRERWGVTKERVRGRLSQQKERKATQMLAIVLGVFIICWLPFFLTHVLKAHCRSCCISPSLYSAVTWLGYLNSAVNPVIYTTFNIEFRKAFIKILHC, from the exons ATGACTTTGCTCAACGAGTCAGACGagacctcccctccctccttccccctctcctcccttgaGCACAATTTCTCCGTCTTTGTCACCCATGACCCCTCGTACGCCCCCGTGTCCttccccacctcctcttcctcttcgcTGACTTCCTCCAACTGCACCAGCTCTCCGTCGGCCTCCTCTCCTCCGTACAACTTCTACGCGGTGCTGCTGGTGCTCCTGATCTTCTGCGTGGTGTTCGGTAATGTGCTGGTGTGCGTGGCGGTGTCACGGGAGCGCGCCCTGCAGACCACCACCAACTACCTCATCGTCTCGCTGGCTGTGTCCGACCTGCTGCTGGCCACACTGGTCATGCCCTGGGGCGTCTACCTGgag GTGGTGGGAGAGTGGCGCTTCAGCCTCATCCACTGCGACATCCTGCTCACCCTGGACGTCATGATGTGCACCGCCAGCATCCTCAACCTCTGCGCCATCAGCATCGACAG ATACACAGCGGTGGCCATGCCGATGCTCTACAACACCCGATACAGTTCCAGGAGGAGGGTGGCGGTGATGATTGCTGTGGTGTGGTTCCTCTCTTTCGCCATCTCCTGCCCTTTGCTGTTTGGACTCAACAACACTG CCAGCCGGGAAGGCACCACATGCAGCTTTGCCGATCCGGCCTTTGTGGTGTACTCATCTGTGGCCTCCTTCTACGTCCCCTTCATCGTCACCTTGCTGGTGTATGCGCAGATCTGCGTGGTGCTGCGCAGGCGAGGCAGACGCACCGCACCGCCGCGCAGACACGGCCTGCACGCACAAGGCGGAGCTGAGGCGGCAGAGGGCCATCGACACAGGAAG aATAAGTGCACACAACCAGAGGATGTGAAGCTGTGCACCCTGATCCTGAGGCCTGCCACCGCTGGCCCACAACGAAAGAAAGTG acCCTCGTAAAGGAGGCGTTGGTTCACCCCCTCGAAGTGGAGCCGGGTCAGTTCCTGCCGCAGACCGAGCAGAGCCTggctcctccgcctcctcctcctcctgctccacaaACCTCCTCCCACTCCGGCCGGGCCAGGATCTCCCTGGCCATCTCAGTTGGACCCGCCCCGGTTCTCCCCTCGACCGTGACGCGATCGACCCTTACGCCTCGCCCCCCCACCCTAGAGGACGGCATGAGGGGCCGCGAGGGGTGGAGGGAGCGCagcagtggcagagagagatggggggtcACCaaggagagggtgagagggaggCTGTCGCAGCAGAAGGAGCGGAAGGCCACACAGATGCTCGCGATCGTGCTCG GCGTGTTCATCATCTGCTGGCTGCCCTTCTTCCTGACACACGTGCTGAAGGCccactgcaggagctgctgcatcTCACCGTCACTTTACAGCGCCGTCACCTGGCTGGGATACCTCAACAGCGCCGTCAACCCCGTCATCTACACCACGTTCAACATCGAGTTTCGCAAAGCCTTCATCAAGATCCTGCACTGCTGA